TCTGACAGAGGTGGCAGCTCCTCTACCACAGTCTCtgtcttctcctcaacagccttTGTCGGCTCCTCGGGGGTGGGGTTTGATGTCGACATTGCAGCTTGGTGATATGTTCGTAATGGGAAAGAAGGTACGAAAAGACTTGTCTTGGCTGGTGTAACAAATTTCGATAGAGTAAAAGAAGTAGCTAGTCGTTCTGTATGTCTTTTGAATATGCTCTCGTAAACTGGTCTTACACGATATCGCTgcagcatcagcctcattGCAGACCCAActtgaagagggaaaaaacTCGAGGAAAAAAGAGACCCAGGGACTGGATCTcactaaaaaaaaaaggcccAAGGCAAGACTCCGCAACGCCCTCCCGGGCTCTCAAAGAACCGTGATCTCCCCGAACCCTTTACCCCTTGGACCACTCAGGAGCCTCCCATTGCCATTCGGATTGGAAATAGCTGACTGAGCCCGACTACCCGCGCGCGAACTGAGTAATCTCCGGGTCGTCGCCGCGCGGGACGCTCGTCTCGGTGTGCTTGGCAAAGTCCGAAATGCCATGCTCGGGGAGTTTTTAGATGGACGGGGCATTCCAATTCCTATCCGGCCGGATCTTGATGAGGCATGTATCTGACTCGTAGAGCTACCAGGTACCTACTTATTATACATGTCGCCCTATCCGTGCATCACTGCAGCGGCGTTGCTTTTCCGAGTACTCGGCAAGAAGACCGACCCCATCTCGCTCTTCATTTCCAAGTCAGGATCGAGTCTAACAAGATTAGAACGCGCTTATCTTGTTTTAAGCGTTGTTATAGCCGCTGATCAGTCCTAGCTAGAATCATAGCATGTTTGTGGTGGAGTGCCGCGGATGGCCATCTTTAGCCACTTGATAGCCAGGCATCTCTCTACCAGCCACTTCTGTAAAGACGTCAGTACCAAAGCCAATAGCATCTCATGGAGTGGCCTGTTTATAGTTTCCTTTCCATTGTTAATATTGTTTGTCGTGACAGGATACCAAAACCTAGTCAATCATTTACATCCAAGAGACTGGTCCAACTTACAACTCCGATGTTTCCAACCTCATAACTGTGGGCAAGTTCGTATCATGCCACTCAGCCTTACACAATTTGGAACATCATTCATAGGAAAGCAGCATCTCTCACACCAACCCGATGCTATTCAGTTCATGGCATTGTTGCCTACATACTATCTCTCTTCCATCCAATCTCAATGGCTCGATAGTCCCGCCAACTTTTCACAACATAGCACAAGCATGAGACTGACGAGTTCTATGGATCCTTATTCCGTTTCGACCTAATGACACGTAGCGAGTGCTCCCGCATCCTCGCCCCTTTTCATTAAAAGCAACCATCCCATGCAAAATGCAAACGATCAAGACGCCTCATCTCGTTCATTCTTCCCATCTTAACCTCGGACAGCCGCACCCAGCGCGCCACCCGTGAACTGCGTTCCACCAGCTTGTCGCTGCGTGTTGCCGCCCGCCcgtgctcctcctcggccctGTCGTTGTCCTGTCCTctgtcctcctcggcctcggccgcctTGTCGCTCAAAGGCGTTTGAGGTACCCTGTGTTCGCTGCTCCAGAGTTCGCTCGTTGGTCTCGATAAGTGCGCTGGCCTTGTCTGACAGGGCAAGAGCCAGGGACTGGAGCCGGCTGAGCTCGACACCCTTGCGGAAGATGACAGTAGAGGTGACCTGGTCGAGGGAGGCGGAAAGCTCCTCGTGGCTGATCATCTTGCTGACAACGGCCGAAATCTTGGTAACATCAAGCTCAAACATGGCGCTGAGGGTCTCGATGGAGAGGGTGTCGTAGAAGGGGGCGTAGGTGAAGAGGTAGGTTCGCAGACCCTCCTCCTGGATCTGCTTGGAgagcatggccttgatctcctcggcGCTGGGCATGAGgtcccagatcttgatgcTGTGGATGAAGCTGATTGACTTCTTCCACTCACCAGCAGCCAGAGCCTTGGACGCCTGCATCACATGGTCTCGTGTGTTCTCGGGAGGACCAGTGAAGATTTGCCTCTCGTGATACTCGAGCATGCGGCGGTAGGTCTTGCTGATGACTCTCTTCTTAACATCCGGTGAAGAACCGGTCTGGGCCAGCAGAGGAATCTCGAGAAGCATGCTGCAGGTCAGGTAGACACactcgaggagctcaaggttgatgtGCATGTGGAAGGGCAGTTGtcgctgcttctcgaggcgCTCCTGCTCGGGAGACACCTGGTTGTATCGCTGCATCATGACACCCTGGGCGAGCAACTCCTTCTGACGGCCGCTGCCGCAAATTTCTTGCAGAGTGTTCTGGGCATCATAGACAAGACCCTTGCGGAAAGCGCAGAGACCAACTTGGACCAGAGTTCGGTTGTACAGGATCTGGCTCTGGACGTCAAAGTTGGGGATGTTCTCCTGCAGATgcgacatcaacatcatgtCACGGGCCTTGTAGTACTCGCCgtggagggcgaggaagtAAACCTGGCACAGCATGGCTCGGGCACGGATAATACCGTCGCTGTTGCTGAACAGGTAGTTGCAGAGAACATTGACGAGGTTGCCAGCGTTCTGGGCCTGGTCGCGGGGAGTGATGACAGACTCGACGGAGTCGCCAACAGTCTTCCAGCAGTTCTCCTCGAAAGTCTTGACAACCTGGGCGGGCTAATAGGGAGTCAGCACAAAATCAAAACAGTGGCCGTAAGTTTACGTACCTTGAAGTAAACGTGTTCCAATCGGCGCATCACAATTCGGTTCACGCTATCTTGAGGAGTTTCCAGGGAGTCGTCCTTTCGGATGTACTCATAGTAGAGGAGGCCGCGGAAGATGATGTTGTAGAGGGCACCCTCGTCTTGCAACCGCTCGATGTACTCGGAGGTGTGGGGGTCGATGCTCTGAAGAGAGCGAACGAGCTCATCGTCAAGTCGCTCAATGTAAGAGACGATGCTGCCGGGAACCTTGATGTGCTTCTCACCAGCCTGGAGAGTAGGGGGcttctcgtcatcatcccaCTCCTCGGCGTTCTCAACGACAACGTAGTCACGgttctcctcgaggacctggaggagGCTCGAGAGttccttctcggcagccttcCAGTGCTCAAGAGGCATGGCAGAAGCACCGCCAGAGCCAAGGTCGAATCGGGCAGAGACAagagtgaggaggaggcggatcTTCTGGTAAGGGGTGTTGGCGATCTCGTGCAGCTTCTCCATAACCTTAATCTGCTCAGCACGATCGGTGTTCTTCTTTCCTCGGGACTCCATGATGGTTCGAAGGTGCTTGAAGATGCTCTCGGGAGTGTACTGGAGTGTGCGGCCACCCTTGCCGACGGTAGCAAAACCCTCATCGTCAGCCTCTTCAGTAGGAGCAGCCTCAACCTGGAGAGagaccttcttggccttgacgggAGCAGccacaacctcctcctcggatGACtccatgaagccatccttgTCCTCTCGGTAAGAGTCAATCTGGCTCTGGTACTCCTTGTTGgtcttcttgatcttttgcTTGACGGCGTTGAGGGCTCGGGCCTGGGTGGCGTTCATCTTCTTGGGGGTGACCTTCGCCTTGGCCAGTGACTCATTCATGAAGTCCTCGAGCTCAGCGAGAATTCGGATGTAGGGCTTGGGGGGTTTGCTGCCGGGCAGCTTGGTAACCTGGCGGTTGAGCTTGTCATATTCTGCATGTTGCTGTCAGTATTCATGTTTGCGAGATGGGTTCGATGATTTCTCGTCATGTCGTACCGGCAGAGATGAGGGTCCAGTCGCCGTTCTTTTGGCCGTTCTCGATCTGCTTGATGGATGCCTCCAGCTCGTCCAGGCGCTTGTCCTTGGCACTCTTGACCTTGCCTCGGTGCTCGTCATCACTCTCATCGCTATCCGAGTCGGATTGTCCGACCAGGAAAGCACTGGcacccgtcttcttcacGCCGCCATCGTCGGAATCATCGCTGTCGCTGTCTTCTTGGGAGGATTCCTCCTGGGagtcctcctgctcctcctcctcttcctcctcctcggagtagagctcctcctcgtcgctggaGCTGTCGGTGGAgctgtcgtcgccgccgcgGAAGAATCGAGACATGTTGGGCGAGTTTCTTTGACGCTGAGCCTTGTCTGGTGAGGGTCAGGTTCGCGAGGTGCGTGCGCGGGGTTGTTTCGACGGAACGAAAATTGTTGATTGTGGGAGGTGGGGGCGTGCACCGGGGCTTAACGATACGGCGACTCGCGAGTCACAAGCCTCTCTGCTATCGATAAGCGGGCGGAAAAATCGGCAAGTCATACgtgcaccgccggcggtgcaaatAAGGTCACGTGATATAtcgcaccgccggcggtgcaaatAAGATCTGTTATGTAAGACCGACTTATATGTGTGTGATCAAGAGATATCCCTCCCTCATCTATTAAGAGAGCATCTATTCGTGCAATTGAAGAGATTACGAGGCCTTCTATGTATACAGATATTCAGGATACAACGTAATCTATTAGCCACGCGCCAATCTGCCTTGGGCTGTGAACAATATGTGATGCCCTCACCTGCACAACTGAATAGCACGGTTATGAAGTGAATCACTTCAATacttctaatatataaaaagcaGGCTTTTTTCCTATTGAAGGAGActttcatcctctctcaAATAACATCGCGAAGATGAATAACCGGAATCACAACCAACGTCAGACCCCTCAGGACTTCCCTATCTTCGTTGATAGCATATCAACACCGGCCGGGGGCAGTATATCCAATAAATACAAATATCCCAGCTACTTTTGCATATTATTACTGGTaaccagcagcaagagcaacGCCCTAATAATCCTCACCCGGGAGCCCAGCCTCTGCAGATGCATTATTGGTGGGCTCAACATACATTGCCGAATGACCCTACCACATCTAATGCTCTGTATGCCCAGAATCCCCAAGCCCTTGTGAGAGCGCAGAATACTCAGTATCCTCCTCAAGGTGCGCCTATCGCTGTGCTATCACGCCCATGGGGATATCAGGTTGAGGGAGAGTGGCATGTTGCGTATTGGAatcagcagctgcagcaacaacaacagagGGTTAACCCTGATATTAACCCCCCCATTGGAGTACACATACCCTTCAGGCCAGAGATCAGGTATATCGGAATTAGCCCGTAATCATCCCGGGCACAGTTTGGCCCTCGCCGGCGGTGGGGATGACTACCTATCAGCCAACCGTCACAGCATTAGAGAATGCAGGGATTCACATTGCGGATATTGATCAGAATGGCTATGTGCAGTGGTATTGGCAAGGAAGGCAGTAATTTATGTAGGGATagttattttcttatatagataatTGAAGGCTACCAGGCCCATATTACACAATCATTTAACTCACCCATAGCTCAACCAAAATAAGCCATTAGGTTATATATGATATACTCGGAAATTtgccttttctttctctttcaaatagtatatactaattatatcTCATATTAATTTTACAAATGTTAGTGGGGGGGGGTTCCCGCCTCTATACCAATCCTCCTGTAATTCACGATCCCTTTCAGCAGCATCCCAGATATGCTGCATCCCTCGCCGCTGTAGAAAGGGCTCCTGTgccatctctttctctaCATTAGATTCAACCCGCTCAGTCTCAGCCTTATCCCAATCAAGAtaactcatcatctcctccttaGTCCAGTCCCTAATGCCATTTCCCTCCTTGCAATGCCTCCCCCATTTGCTTATAGTCAAGGCACCAGTTATACTCAGCTTTAGAGTAACGTGTAGGCAGCTTCATAGCCTTCCTAAATTGCTGGTTGGTCTTGACCATTCCCCGAGGCAACGTAGCATACCAGGCCTCTCGTGCTTCCTTATATCGTTGGAAGATAGCACGAGGATCATCAGCTCGCAATGCAGGCGCGGCTGGGGTAGCCATTGGCATAGCTGCCGGGGGAGATAATACCCGAGTTGTCGTGTGTGTTGATATATGTGTTGTTGTAATGGTCTCGGATATAATAGAGGCGCCTGATGGGGATAACGGGGATAAAGAGCGGGTCACAGAGCGAGAAGATATATGCGTTATTATCTGCGTGGTCGTAGAAGTCTGGACTGGAGCCGCCGGTGGAGCTGTTAATAGATCCTCGTAGCGCAAGGGGCAAGCCTTTGAGGTCATCTTatggccaagctcatgaCATCTCGAACACTTTGGTTGTGCCCTTGGCTGTGATGCCCTCTCAACGAGCTCAAATGTACTGGGCTCACGCTGTGTGCTCGTTGCCGGCAGCGTTGAATTAGCCGCTAGGCGATCAAATAACTTGAGGCTCGATGAGAAGCTGGGGGATCCCTGAGCGCTGGAGGTGCCAATGTGTGTGGAAATGGTGTAGTTGAAGGGGCTCATTTCGCACTAGCAATAGCTGAAGGGTATGAGCACAAGGCAGACCAAGAGTCCTCGTGAATACGCCTGTACACGCGGGATATGCTTTTTAATAGTCGTTCCCGCTGAGAGTCAACCTTGTGTAAGGCTTCATGTGAGATCCAGCCACGGATATGGCTATATAATACCCCTGATAGCTGAAGAGGCGTGCTTGTGTGCTGCTTGGCCTGAAGTGCCTCGAGTTCGGCAAGCTGATTTGACAGCACAAGCTTGAGGATCCTCCAGGCTCCAAAGAGGTCAGCTTGCGAGGTCTTCAGGTGTGATTTAACAAGCTTATGAATACCCTCACAACGTGACGTAACATATTGCTTAAAGTGGAGGTATTGATCAACCCACGCCTTGACAAATCGCTCCTTGTAGGGATCCAGCCAGGTCTGGATAAGGTAGCCCACCTCATTGATATGCTTCGGGATGTAGAGCTCCTTAAGCTTTTTGAGGTTCTCGTCGTAAATATCCTCTGTTGCTGAGGCAACAAGCTTATGCCAGAGGGCAAAGAACTCATTCCACTCCTCGAGCCCCTTAGGGTTGCTTTTATCTTGAGTGAATGCAGGCATACAATAACTCAAGACAGCTTTATTAATATGCCATAAGCATAATAGCGAGATTGACTCAGGGAAGCATGAATGAGAAGCAATTGCATTCATACAAGCTAGGCAGCGATCTGTGAGTATCACAGATGGAAGAGCCACCTTATGAAGCTCGTATATGCTCCGTAGATGTGCGAGGGCCCAGGTAtagtcatcttcttcctcgccacTGAGGAATGCAAATGCAACGCAGAAAGTTCGTTGACAGGCATCCACAGCAACTATCTCGAGAAGAGGCATCTTATACTTATTGGTCTTATACGTACAGTCCATTATAAGCACCTCGGGATAAGATTGAAGGTACCCCAGTGACTTTGGATGTGCAAATATTGCTGCCGTAACTCGACTATCATTAtcgagacgaagacgactccaGAAGCCCTCGCTCTCGAGCTCATTGGCAAGGGCACGTATGTTGCTTTGGCCCTGAGCGAGGTCTCGCTTACCCCGTGCAATGCAATTATAGATATCCTGCTGTGTAGCAAGTGTATCTGAATTGATGCGTAGGTAGGACCTAATCTCCCTTGGTTCAACGCCGGCCCCGTGAAGCCGTTGAACCATTGATTCGTCTTGCCGGGATAATTGACGAAGCGTTGGATGTGCCACTTGACTGAAGCTTGGCTCATGATTATGCTTATCAAAAGCCAGCCTCGGGACGATGCCTCAGACTCCAAATACCGCCGCAGAGGCTCTCCTTTGCTATGACAGAGAAGCGGCATCCCGTACGGCGCGTTATGGTCtgccgccgttgctgctTTGGGTCCTTGGGGGCAGGAGTGCGCCCTGCTCCACGGTCACAGTTGAAGATAACTACGCATCTTCCATTGGGAGTCTTCCTTGATCTCCCAGTCACAAAGGCATAGCCTCGCGGCGCAGCCCAGGCATTGATCGCGGTGCGTAGGTCCTCGCGGCTGTGATATTCGCCCTCGGGGGGGAGGGCATCATCGGGGAAGGAGCGAGAAGCCGCAATTGGATCCATTGGAGCAGGGGAAAGGGATTGTAGATAGAATTGATAATGTAGAAGCTGCTGGTCATTGAATTGGGGCGAtagaagctgttgatgattAAATTGAGGGCCTTATTCGAAGGGTGTTATCCCTGTTCAATAAGACCACGTTGCCCTTatttgcaccgccggcggtgcgaTATATCACGTGACCTTatttgcaccgccggcggtgcacGTATGACTTGCCGAAAAATCAGATTGATTATGTCAGCGCAACCCACAACTTAGAGATCGAGTCATTGCAGAGTCATAGGGGGCGACAGTGAGTCTTCAGGGTCTTTCAGGGCATTACAGCGCCTACGAGTCACTGAAGGTGCCCTGTGGCAGACCTTTTGCCCGTGGCCGGAATACGATCGGCTACCGAAGTACGTACATTTCTTTCCCGAACTGGTGGCCGCACCTTGCCTCGTCGAACCGGCGTGCCCTTCTTCGGTCCCCGGCTCCGTAGCAAGAAATTCGAGGTCCGGCAAACCAGTGAGTGCTTCGGCTTCTCGCATTTCTCAGCAAGCATCCACTGCCACCACCTCGACCGCCACCATCTGCACCCACCTTCGACCTACAACTCTCTacaagccatcgccatggcttcTCTTCACTGCGCGAATGCGCCATCCACCGCTAGATCCTTTATCCAGCTCGCTCGACGCAGCTATTCCACTGCCGCTTCTCAATCCTCAACACCCCTCGAGTTCCTCGTCCCGCGATGCGCACCCTCTCCGCTCCGAGTCACCGAGGTTTCGACCACGGCTTCAAGAGTACATATCCACGCACGCAATTCCAATGATTCCAGGTGGCTTTGGCGTTCCAACTTGCATGCTCCGGCTGCACGAGCGTTTTCCACTTCTGCCGCTCGACAGCAGACACGAGCAGTCTTGAACCCGCAGCaagacgaggatggcaacgagatgatgttggaaaTTACTGAACGGGCAGCCAAGGTATGTCATGCCATGGGAACCCTTTTCGTCAACTCGGACTAACATTGAGAAGCGCCTCAACAAGATTATGGAAAAGGACGGCAACCCGAACCTCGCACTACGAATCCAAGTCGAAAGCGGCGGCTGCCACGGCTTCCAATACCTCATGAGTCTCATAACTCTACCACCAAAGGACAGCCCAGAATGGTCAAACATTGTCAACGAGGACGACACCATCTTCCAATACATCCCAGAGGACGCCGACCCGGCCACGGCTTCGGAGGACGGTCCGAAGGTCGTGCTTGATGAGCCATCTCTCgatctcctcaagggcaGCAAGGTGGACTTTACAATGGAACTGATCGGCTCTCAATTCAAGATTGTCGATAACCCATTTGCTACTAGCAGTTGTGGGTGTGGTACTAGCTTCGACATCAAGATGTAGAATCCCAACAGGTTTGGACATGGAGGTTAAAGAGCTGGATGACATAGACATAGACAATTGTTCTCCACATGTAGACTAGGATTATTAATACCCCTCTTCAAACAAGATCCTTCCGAGGTCGTCCTTCATAGGGACTCAGAGACGAGGCAAATCGGCACAGCATAGGTCACAATTCACATCACTTGGCCATCAGGGTTATCACGAAATGTTTGAAATCTCGGGTGTCATTCATCAAGGTATCAATTGCCAAATCCCTGTCGTGATATGAACGCCGAGCAGCCATGCAAATCTTTTTGAATCCGTTAAGGTCCTAACCATTCCCATTTAACCATTTTCCGAGAATAACCATCTTAGTTCATCTGGCGGAcgagggcgttgatggcctcctcaCGGTTACCAAGGTCACCACCCTCAATGAAGTGCTTGAACTTGCGGGGGCGGAAGCCACCGTTGGGGttggagagcttgaaggGCCAGAGGAAGTTGGAGGCCTGCTTGAAGTTGGGGCCGACGGTGTAGATCTCGTGGATGAGATCCTCAACGCAGACAATGCCGTACTTGCCGAGGGACTCCTCGACAATGGCGTTGTCAGTGAGGGCAATGCGCTGCTTGTTGACCTTTCCGTAGCCACGCTTGTAgacgagctccttgacggTCTTCAGGTTGGGGTAACCGTAGGCGATCCAGGGCTCGACGACCTTCAGCATCTCGgtggtggccttggtgacCTTGATGAAGACACCGTTGTTGATCtggaggagacggaggagctggaggatcttGCGGGGCTTGGGGGGCATCTTGTTGATACCCTTGATGcggacgacgaagatgagcttggcctcAGCGGGGATGTAGGCAGAGTCCTCGCTCTTGGCAACGCGGTGGAGGCGGATCTTCTCACGCTCAGCATCACGGTACTCCTTGACGTACTTCTCAGCACGCTTGAAGATGACGCCacgcttctccttgttggcctATTGTACTTGTCAGTCACAGGTCTTTGAACAAGTATGCAGAAATCATGTGTTTCAATCAGGCATTGTCAGACCCGAAAGAAGGTTAACTATCAACAGCATCGAGTGTGTCTAGTTGATGTGTATGTTTTCCATCATATGCCAAAGGAGACGGTAGGGTGGTACTCACAgccttctgcttctggatGGCGTCGGCGCGCTCAGCGCGGGCCTTCTCCTGAGACTTGCGCTTCTTGAGAAGGGTCTCAGGGACCAGGATCTGGTCGTTGGTAGGGACGCTATT
This Fusarium keratoplasticum isolate Fu6.1 chromosome 6, whole genome shotgun sequence DNA region includes the following protein-coding sequences:
- a CDS encoding Fe-S-biosyn domain-containing protein, whose translation is MASLHCANAPSTARSFIQLARRSYSTAASQSSTPLEFLVPRCAPSPLRVTEVSTTASRVHIHARNSNDSRWLWRSNLHAPAARAFSTSAARQQTRAVLNPQQDEDGNEMMLEITERAAKRLNKIMEKDGNPNLALRIQVESGGCHGFQYLMSLITLPPKDSPEWSNIVNEDDTIFQYIPEDADPATASEDGPKVVLDEPSLDLLKGSKVDFTMELIGSQFKIVDNPFATSSCGCGTSFDIKM
- a CDS encoding Eukaryotic translation initiation factor 3 subunit C, which codes for MSRFFRGGDDSSTDSSSDEEELYSEEEEEEEEQEDSQEESSQEDSDSDDSDDGGVKKTGASAFLVGQSDSDSDESDDEHRGKVKSAKDKRLDELEASIKQIENGQKNGDWTLISAEYDKLNRQVTKLPGSKPPKPYIRILAELEDFMNESLAKAKVTPKKMNATQARALNAVKQKIKKTNKEYQSQIDSYREDKDGFMESSEEEVVAAPVKAKKVSLQVEAAPTEEADDEGFATVGKGGRTLQYTPESIFKHLRTIMESRGKKNTDRAEQIKVMEKLHEIANTPYQKIRLLLTLVSARFDLGSGGASAMPLEHWKAAEKELSSLLQVLEENRDYVVVENAEEWDDDEKPPTLQAGEKHIKVPGSIVSYIERLDDELVRSLQSIDPHTSEYIERLQDEGALYNIIFRGLLYYEYIRKDDSLETPQDSVNRIVMRRLEHVYFKPAQVVKTFEENCWKTVGDSVESVITPRDQAQNAGNLVNVLCNYLFSNSDGIIRARAMLCQVYFLALHGEYYKARDMMLMSHLQENIPNFDVQSQILYNRTLVQVGLCAFRKGLVYDAQNTLQEICGSGRQKELLAQGVMMQRYNQVSPEQERLEKQRQLPFHMHINLELLECVYLTCSMLLEIPLLAQTGSSPDVKKRVISKTYRRMLEYHERQIFTGPPENTRDHVMQASKALAAGEWKKSISFIHSIKIWDLMPSAEEIKAMLSKQIQEEGLRTYLFTYAPFYDTLSIETLSAMFELDVTKISAVVSKMISHEELSASLDQVTSTVIFRKGVELSRLQSLALALSDKASALIETNERTLEQRTQGTSNAFERQGGRGRGGQRTGQRQGRGGARAGGNTQRQAGGTQFTGGALGAAVRG
- a CDS encoding 60S ribosomal protein L7, translating into MGATVPTNDQILVPETLLKKRKSQEKARAERADAIQKQKAANKEKRGVIFKRAEKYVKEYRDAEREKIRLHRVAKSEDSAYIPAEAKLIFVVRIKGINKMPPKPRKILQLLRLLQINNGVFIKVTKATTEMLKVVEPWIAYGYPNLKTVKELVYKRGYGKVNKQRIALTDNAIVEESLGKYGIVCVEDLIHEIYTVGPNFKQASNFLWPFKLSNPNGGFRPRKFKHFIEGGDLGNREEAINALVRQMN